A stretch of the Mesorhizobium sp. Pch-S genome encodes the following:
- a CDS encoding HK97 gp10 family phage protein, with the protein MASFSAQVGAWAAKVDGALEAVFKESAQELVNTMDQLLVDMVYKGPPSPNYNRTGFLRASLMASTTAMPQLTRDNPGVPVPADLGDVILVIAGADLGDTIYLGVTASYGAMVHYGARGQAPRPWVTLAAQRWTAIVATKASEVRSRLGL; encoded by the coding sequence GTGGCCTCGTTCAGCGCGCAAGTTGGAGCATGGGCGGCCAAGGTCGACGGGGCCCTGGAGGCTGTTTTCAAGGAGAGCGCTCAGGAACTGGTCAACACCATGGATCAGCTTCTCGTGGACATGGTCTACAAGGGGCCGCCGTCTCCAAACTACAACCGAACCGGATTCCTACGGGCTTCGCTGATGGCGTCGACTACCGCGATGCCTCAACTGACGCGGGACAATCCTGGTGTACCCGTCCCGGCTGACCTTGGCGACGTGATCTTGGTAATTGCTGGCGCTGATCTGGGCGATACCATCTACCTGGGCGTCACCGCCTCCTATGGCGCGATGGTGCACTATGGCGCGAGAGGACAGGCCCCACGTCCGTGGGTCACTCTCGCCGCGCAACGCTGGACGGCAATCGTTGCGACGAAGGCCTCGGAGGTTAGATCAAGGCTTGGCTTGTAG
- a CDS encoding head morphogenesis protein, translated as MLKRLSPRERFEQLVATWEPLLRAAFIEAIDDIRSNIVLRRIVERLERADIAGAIRALNLEEAAFRPLEEAIRQAFNGGGIAAVEQMPQLREPDGHQVVVRWDARNLAAENWLREHSATLVTNIVEDQKVAILSALEEGLSRGDNPTKTALQVVGRVNRVTGKREGGVIGLTTAQAEYVATARQELSLGEPDQLRNYLSRNRRDKRYDRTILAAMKTGEPLPTETIDRITSRYADGLLKLRADTIALHETFEALNTSKEIAFRQQIDKGRVQAQNVTKTWRHTPQEHPRAHHVAMNGQKVRFDQPFMAPDGTAIPYPHAPGVPARHTLGCKCYCDFRIDFVAELVR; from the coding sequence ATGCTCAAACGCTTATCACCTCGCGAGCGCTTCGAACAGCTTGTCGCGACATGGGAGCCGCTGCTTCGCGCCGCGTTCATTGAGGCGATCGACGACATTCGGTCGAACATCGTCTTGCGACGGATTGTAGAGCGGCTGGAACGCGCTGACATTGCCGGTGCAATCCGAGCCCTCAACCTCGAGGAGGCGGCATTCCGGCCGCTGGAAGAGGCCATCCGGCAGGCATTCAACGGTGGTGGCATTGCTGCGGTCGAGCAGATGCCTCAACTGCGTGAGCCCGATGGGCATCAGGTCGTAGTACGCTGGGATGCTCGCAACCTGGCAGCCGAGAATTGGCTGCGTGAGCACAGCGCCACGCTGGTCACGAACATCGTCGAGGATCAAAAGGTTGCGATCCTATCCGCTTTGGAGGAGGGGCTGTCCCGCGGCGATAACCCAACCAAGACAGCGCTGCAGGTCGTCGGACGGGTCAACCGGGTCACAGGGAAGCGCGAGGGCGGCGTGATCGGGCTCACCACAGCCCAAGCGGAGTATGTCGCCACAGCCCGACAGGAACTGTCCCTCGGTGAGCCCGATCAGCTGAGAAACTACCTATCGAGGAACCGCAGGGACAAGAGGTACGATCGCACTATCCTTGCGGCAATGAAGACGGGCGAGCCGCTGCCGACCGAGACCATCGATCGGATCACATCGAGGTACGCTGACGGGCTGTTGAAGCTTCGCGCCGACACGATCGCGTTGCATGAGACATTCGAAGCTCTGAACACCTCCAAAGAGATCGCGTTCCGCCAGCAGATCGACAAGGGCAGGGTGCAGGCTCAGAACGTCACCAAGACATGGCGCCACACACCACAAGAGCATCCCCGAGCGCACCATGTGGCGATGAACGGCCAGAAAGTGCGGTTTGATCAGCCGTTCATGGCGCCGGATGGAACCGCAATCCCATATCCACATGCTCCCGGCGTTCCGGCGCGGCATACTCTCGGATGCAAGTGCTACTGCGATTTCCGAATTGATTTCGTCGCTGAACTGGTGCGCTGA
- a CDS encoding DnaT-like ssDNA-binding protein, whose amino-acid sequence MLIVEDGSGLANAESYVSVSDAVAYAAARALTFPASPTDKAEAALRRATAYIDNTYRTRFPGQRKEFRLQALEWPRVGVVDMNGFPVTSDEIPVEIVRAACEAAVRELAAPGSLTPDVTPGKVKKRAKVGDIEVEYAVGGGGVASQQPISPIIDGILAALIGIGQPFTASAVRG is encoded by the coding sequence ATGCTCATCGTCGAGGATGGCTCCGGCCTTGCCAATGCAGAAAGCTACGTCAGCGTGAGCGATGCCGTGGCGTATGCCGCTGCGCGCGCGCTCACGTTCCCTGCAAGCCCCACCGACAAGGCTGAAGCAGCGCTGCGCCGTGCAACAGCCTACATCGACAACACCTATCGCACGCGGTTCCCAGGCCAGCGGAAGGAGTTCCGCCTGCAGGCTTTGGAATGGCCTCGCGTCGGCGTTGTCGACATGAACGGGTTTCCGGTCACGAGCGACGAGATCCCGGTCGAGATCGTCCGGGCCGCTTGTGAAGCAGCGGTACGTGAACTGGCAGCGCCTGGTTCGCTCACGCCAGACGTAACGCCCGGCAAGGTGAAGAAACGCGCCAAGGTTGGAGACATCGAGGTCGAATATGCGGTGGGTGGCGGTGGCGTTGCGAGCCAGCAGCCGATCTCGCCGATTATCGACGGGATACTCGCTGCGCTGATCGGCATAGGGCAACCGTTCACAGCTTCGGCGGTGCGCGGATGA
- a CDS encoding DUF4128 domain-containing protein, translating to MPSIETSIWLALKARVEALVLSPTLPIAWPNLSFTKPATGYLRVTHVSNVNRRLFLGSTDPHQRLGLLQVDVFGKKNENIAVAVEVAGKVAAHFPTDLRMRFGDVTVRVTTAPTVAQSLDDDTHVMLPVTVPYECFA from the coding sequence GTGCCATCCATCGAAACATCGATCTGGCTCGCTCTGAAGGCGAGGGTGGAAGCGCTTGTGCTATCGCCTACGCTCCCCATCGCATGGCCGAACCTGAGCTTCACCAAGCCGGCCACGGGCTATCTCCGCGTCACCCACGTCTCAAACGTCAACCGGCGGCTGTTTCTCGGATCGACGGACCCGCATCAGCGGCTTGGCCTCCTGCAGGTCGACGTATTCGGCAAGAAAAACGAGAACATAGCCGTTGCGGTTGAAGTGGCGGGTAAGGTGGCTGCGCACTTCCCAACTGATCTCCGGATGCGCTTCGGTGACGTCACAGTTCGCGTCACCACCGCGCCGACGGTTGCCCAGTCGCTCGATGATGACACGCACGTTATGCTGCCGGTGACCGTGCCCTATGAGTGCTTCGCTTAG